The genomic segment CAGCTTCTCCAACAAGGGGTGAGCGGCGTCCGGGTGGGCGATCTTCAGGCCGAGCCGGGCGAGGACGGCGGGGTCCGTGTCAGCACCGAGCCCGCCGTCGACAGGGGTGGGAAGGAGCACCTGACGGGGCCCGATGGTCGTGCGCGCGGCACGCCCGCCGGAGTCCCCCGCGCCGTCCTCGTACCCGTGCTGCGCGGGCGTCGGGCCGCCCGCCAGCGGCACCGGAAGCCCCGAGAGCCGGTCCGGGTCGACCCCGGCGAGCGTGTCGTACAGCCGCCGCCACCAGCCGGGCTCCCGCTCCAGACCCGCGAGCCGGTCCACCGCCTCCGTCAGCGCGATCCGCGCCACGCCCAGCGTGCGCAGTTCGGCGCGGCGCTCCAGACCCGCGGGCAGCAGGCACGGCAGCACCTCGGCGAGGACGCGGACCGTCTCGGCACCGGCGCCCTCGACGACCTCGGCGTCCCGCGGACGCAGCGCCTCGGGCAGCTCGGCCTCGTCGCCCTCCGCACGGGGAAGGGCCGGGGGCAGGAAGGCGGCACGGGGCAGCCGGTCCAGGATGCCCTGGCGCAGCGCGCCGTCCAGCTCGCTCCTGCCGAGCGGCCCCGGCACGAGCGAGATGATGCCCTCGGTGACCGGCCGCCAGTCGGCGAGCAGTTCGACGTACGCGTCCGCGGCCCGCTCCACCAGGAAGTCGGTGAGCGGCCCCGGAGCGGCGTGCCGCCGCGCGGTGTCCAGCGGGAACGAGGCGATGAGCAGCGCCGGTACGCCCAGCGGCTCGTCGCTCGGCGTCGGCGCGTGCACGACGGGGCTGGTGACCGGCCGCTCCGGGGCGCCGTCGGCACCCGTGGGCACGGCCCATGTCACCGACCAGTGCGGGCGCAGCCGCTCCTCGACGGGCCGGTCCTTGAGGAGCCCGGCCTCGATCGGCCCCTGCCTGCTGACGGTGCGCCAGCGGGTCGTGCCGTCGCGGCTGTCCTCGATGACGGTGTACGGGGCCTCGGTGCGGCGGCGCAGTGTGCGCGTCGTCCCGTCCGGGGTCTCGACGCAGACCTCCGCGAGCCCCGGCAGGGCGAGGAGCAGCGCGTCGTCGACGCCGTCGAGCAGGCGCGCCACGAGGTCCTCGGCGGCGGCGTCGCGCAGCGGCAGGATGACGACGGTGTCGTAGCCGTCGGGGGCGGAGCCCTCGGCGGCGAAGGGGAGGCGGAGCAGCGGCACGTGGCCGTCGCGGCGCCGCACCTCGTCCCCGAGCCCCGGGCTGAACCGGGAGGTCTCGGCGGCCAGCGCCCGCGCCTCGGACAGCGACCAGCGGACGCCGCCGGTGCGGCCGACGACGGCGGGCTCGTCGGAGACGGCGAGCACGGCGGCGAAGCCGACGCCGAAGCGGCCGACGGAGCCGGCGGCGGTGCCGGCCTCCTCGGGCGCCCGCTTCGCGGAGGCGCGGAGGGTGGAGAGGGACTCGACGCCCGTGGCGTCGAGGGGGGCGCCGCTGTTGGCCGCGGCGAGGACCCCGCCGCGCAGCGTCAACGCGAGCCGCCCGGGGACGCCCGCGCGGGCGGCGGCGTCCGAGGCGTTCTGCGCGAGCTCGACGACGAGGCGGTCGCGGTAGCCGCCGAGGGCGAGGTCCTCCTCGGCGTTGGCGTCCTCACGGAAACGGGCCGGGGCCGCCGCCCATGCGTCGAGTACTCCGCGGCGGAGGCGGGCGGTGCCGAAGGGATCCGTACCCTCGGCCGCCGGCCGCACGGTCTTGCTCACGGTCGACTGTCTCCTCTGGGGGAAGGGGTGTTGCGGGTCGGGCTGGGCTGGGCGACGTGCTTGCGGGCGAACGCTACCGCGTCCGGGGAGGGGGACCGGGGCGCGGACGGCCCCGGCGAAACCCGCTGTCGACGGGCCCATCAGGTGAGATAGAAAGCGATATGGACACCGCTCAACTCGAACAGCAGCTGGAAGAGACGTTCGACCACGCCGTCGTGCACCACGGCTACGCCAACTACATGCGCGACTACGAGCTCATCATCTACGCGACGGCCGACCCCCGCACCGGCGTGCCCCCGGCCTACCTGCGCCACCTCTTCCAGTACTGCGTCGAGGCCCGCTGCGAGACGTCCGTACTCCCCGAGACCTGGCAGAGATCGCTGGACGACCGTCTCCTGGACCACGAGAACGCCGACCCGGATCTCGGCGGGTACGTCTGGGGCGTGAAGTGCCACGCGATGTACCCGGGAGCGACGCTGGTCCGGGACTCGAAGGCGGCCGAGCGCTGGTCGAAGGAGATCGGGATCGACTTCCACGAGGTGCGCATCGAGACCAACGCGCACGACCTGACCCTGGTCTTCTCCGACCTGGAGGTCAGCGAGGTCCCGGTGGGTTACGCGCCGTTCGTGACGGACTAGCGGGCGGCGGGCTTCTCCGCCCGCTAGGAGTGGCCGAGATCCTCGCCGGGGCCCTCCGCCATGACGGAGCCGGAGTCGGCGCCGGGGCGCAGCGGCAGCACGTCGATACGGGTCTCGTCGAGGACGGGCGGCGCCGGACGCGGCGGCTTCGGCATGACCGCGGCCTCCGAGTGGCCGCCGCAGCCGTACGACAGCGACACGACATGCCCGTCGGCGGGCCCGAACTCATTGCCGCAGATACCGAACGCCTGCCCGAGCGAGCCGCCGATCCGCACGAGGAACCCACAGCTGACGCACGCCGCGGGCGCGGCCTGCGCCATCGGGGTCTTCGCGCCGTACGCCTCGTCCCAGCGGTCCGCCGCGACATGCAGCCCGTACCGCGAAAGGACCCTCGCCCTGCGCATGCCGAGCTCCTCGGCGACCGCGGCGATGGAGCCGCGGGCGGGCGGGACGGGCAGCTCGGCGGGCGGCCCCGCCGTCACCTCGGCGTCCTCCGCCTCGACGAGCTCGGCCATCTCCTGCGACACGATGGAGTTCGGCGGCGGCTCCTCCTCGCCGGAGTACCCGGGCTCGAGCCGCAGGTCCTCCGCGTCGGTCGGCAGCAGGTCGCCGGGACCCATGTCGCCGGGCCGGAGCCGCTCGCTCCACGGCACCCACTCGGGGGCGAGGAGCGCGTCGGGGCCCGGCAGCAGCACGGTCTCGTCGAGGGTGACGACCTTCGCCCGCGAGGCGCGGGCCACGGTCACGGCCCAGCGCCAGCCCCGGTAGCCGAATTCCTTGCACTCGAACAAGTGCGTGACGACGCGGTCGCCCTCGACGACGACCTCGACATGCTCACCGACCACACCGGGCGCGGCGGCCTCCTCGGCCGCGGCACGTGCCAGGCCCACCGCCTCGGCGCAGAGGCGGTCGGGGGTACGCGGGGTGCGCGGGGTACGGCTTCGCGTTGTCGCTGCGCTCACAAGTATCGCTTCTCTCCTACGCCGTCTCACGAGTGCGCCCCCTTCACGCGGGGGTGCGGACGGAGCGGACCAGAGGGCCGCGTCAACGTCCGCGCCCGACGTTCCGGGGCGCACCTACGTCATCCATTCTGCGGGATGACCGAGAGGCGCGCGGCCAAGAACAACCGCTGCAGGCGCGCTACGCACGCTACCTTCTCCTGGCCCCTGGGCCTACACCGACGTACGCCACCGGGCCCCGAGCCGCCTCCGCACCCCACGCCCATACCCCGCCCGGCGCCCCACCGACACCCCCCAAAACCCCCGGCAGGGCCTCCCCGCACGGCGGCACCCGACACGCGGCACCCGGCACCACATCCCTCCCCCGTCGCCGCTCCGCGGCGTTTCCCCCACCCACCCACCCAACGGCGCGAGGCAAACGGGTGGACGGGCGGGGCCCCTGCCTTCGCCTAACGGCGCGGGGTAAACGGGTGGGCGGGCGGGGCCCCTGCCTTCGCCTATCGGTGCGGGGTAAACGGGTGGGTGGGTGGGAAACCCGCCGCGGAGCGGCGAAGCACTCCCACCCGGCGGTGCGGGGCGAGCAACACCTACCCCCCGCCGCGGAGCGGCGGAGAGGGAGCGCCACGGGCTCACAGCCAGGATCCGTACTAGTACAGGCAACAACAGGGCACTATGACGACGTGGCCCCCACCAGGTCGATGTCCGCAGGAACAGAAACCGTCTCGCCGGGCCCGGCGAGACGGACCGCCCGCGCGCTCGGCCGCGCACTCCACTTCCCCTTCACCGGCACCGCCCGCGGCATCCGCAAGGCCA from the Streptomyces venezuelae genome contains:
- a CDS encoding DUF3027 domain-containing protein gives rise to the protein MSAATTRSRTPRTPRTPDRLCAEAVGLARAAAEEAAAPGVVGEHVEVVVEGDRVVTHLFECKEFGYRGWRWAVTVARASRAKVVTLDETVLLPGPDALLAPEWVPWSERLRPGDMGPGDLLPTDAEDLRLEPGYSGEEEPPPNSIVSQEMAELVEAEDAEVTAGPPAELPVPPARGSIAAVAEELGMRRARVLSRYGLHVAADRWDEAYGAKTPMAQAAPAACVSCGFLVRIGGSLGQAFGICGNEFGPADGHVVSLSYGCGGHSEAAVMPKPPRPAPPVLDETRIDVLPLRPGADSGSVMAEGPGEDLGHS
- a CDS encoding sacsin N-terminal ATP-binding-like domain-containing protein; its protein translation is MSKTVRPAAEGTDPFGTARLRRGVLDAWAAAPARFREDANAEEDLALGGYRDRLVVELAQNASDAAARAGVPGRLALTLRGGVLAAANSGAPLDATGVESLSTLRASAKRAPEEAGTAAGSVGRFGVGFAAVLAVSDEPAVVGRTGGVRWSLSEARALAAETSRFSPGLGDEVRRRDGHVPLLRLPFAAEGSAPDGYDTVVILPLRDAAAEDLVARLLDGVDDALLLALPGLAEVCVETPDGTTRTLRRRTEAPYTVIEDSRDGTTRWRTVSRQGPIEAGLLKDRPVEERLRPHWSVTWAVPTGADGAPERPVTSPVVHAPTPSDEPLGVPALLIASFPLDTARRHAAPGPLTDFLVERAADAYVELLADWRPVTEGIISLVPGPLGRSELDGALRQGILDRLPRAAFLPPALPRAEGDEAELPEALRPRDAEVVEGAGAETVRVLAEVLPCLLPAGLERRAELRTLGVARIALTEAVDRLAGLEREPGWWRRLYDTLAGVDPDRLSGLPVPLAGGPTPAQHGYEDGAGDSGGRAARTTIGPRQVLLPTPVDGGLGADTDPAVLARLGLKIAHPDAAHPLLEKLGALPATPRAVLTTPQVRAAVAASLDDDTWDEEALDAEEVADVVLALVRDANLAPGDEPWLAALALPDEDGELAPAGELVLPGSDFAQVMRDDELALADQELADRWGEQPLAACGVLAGFALVRATDVVLDPDELEPRDGDFPEPDDAGLLDAVDVWCEDVLDRLPDTPVPPVATEIVAVRDLDLVDDDCWPQALAMLSRPPLRDALTQPLRVLLPDGTTETVRSYTAWWLRGHPVLGGRRPAGLRAEGGDPLLVGLYDAADASGFEDEQVLRALGVRTSVSALLAEPGGAAELLDRLADPERTVSAAQLHALYGALADLDPEQVTLPDELRAVVDGEVVVVDAADAVVADAPDLLPLAGGVPLLPVQPRRAADLAELFQVRRLSETAAVEPSGEGVEHDVPEPVRILLGDGTPETYVEYDELVAGGVELDWRRTPDGAVHAATLEGVAAGLAWAAGQWPRRFEVAALLEDPSRTEELARDRWFD